The following proteins are co-located in the Pomacea canaliculata isolate SZHN2017 linkage group LG8, ASM307304v1, whole genome shotgun sequence genome:
- the LOC112570123 gene encoding G patch domain-containing protein 11-like produces MAGECEEDDYMSDAILQQCEDKRPGLVFSSKIAKQFEQEKKQKVSNEKSKVKSKKQVEEEKRTEGLSTAISNENKGFALLQKMGYKPGMVIGKHGTGRAEPVPIEIKSNRCGLGTEAEAKRRREEMQAMRAKMATKRQRLEANQKHTFLQRLNEKFTSKNVEKDLKTSQAACYQLDIECGYDKPVESFHWPSHCLLEKKQGVNDEDTEEEVVEEEDEDQCLLSEEEKLETLTKYLRTTYFYCNWCGTKYKDLEDLNTNCPGDTADVHE; encoded by the exons ATGGCAGGCGAGTGTGAAGAGGATGATTACATGTCGGATGCCATTCTACAGCAATG TGAAGACAAAAGGCCAGGGTTAGTCTTCTCATCAAAAATAGCCAAACAGtttgaacaagaaaagaaacaaaaagtttccaacgaaaaaagcaaagtgaaaTCCAAGAAACAAGTGGAAGAAGAGAAGCGAACAGAAGGACTGAGTACTGCTatatcaaatgaaaacaaagggTTTGCTCTCCTCCAAAAAATGGGATACAAGCCTGGAATGGTGATAGGGAAACATG GTACAGGAAGAGCAGAGCCAGTACCTATTGAAATAAAATCCAATCGATGTGGGCTTGGGACAGAGGCAGAGGCCAAACGCAGACGAGAGGAGATGCAAGCCATGCGTGCCAAAATGGCAACTAAACGTCAACGACTGGAGGCCAATCAAAAACACACATTTCTTCAACGCTTGAATGAGAAATTTACCagtaaaaatgttgaaaaagacTTGAAAACAAGTCAGGCAGCTTGCTATCAGCTTGACATTGAATGT GGTTATGATAAACCTGTCGAAAGTTTCCACTGGCCAAGCCACTGTCtcttagaaaagaaacaagGCGTAAATGATGAAGACACCGAGGAAGAAGTTGttgaagaggaagatgaggatCAATGTCTACTTTCA GAAGAAGAGAAACTGGAAACTCTCACAAAGTACCTTAGAACAACTTACTTTTACTGCAATTGGTGTGGTACAAAGTATAAAG atttggaAGATTTAAACACAAACTGCCCAGGCGACACTGCTGATGTGCACGAGTAA
- the LOC112570122 gene encoding coiled-coil domain-containing protein 97-like, translated as MDPKDSRISCITPWKESTAKTFHGTTVLKRMETDSHECKCTDTVTEELNPELEMKGITRQMRPEFKESLRRVMLDRLSQSPAHFVHQQRGDPDLTHQEKRDIAEQILAENPVTFLARFGRFLQLSDLKYFQDAGMNSYEVNFYLKEIEQQCKHYAQIVKNRRFSAMQQLETAGEYFSESEMKSREPLLYDQMVGQFLTEEEQQQKEAASIDRSDLRFSTILMHHMERLQEQSLYSQQKEEEECQEEEEEDEEDEGDEEEMEKESGDNDPEISDNRASDIWRQQLMSEFKSIMQEKFMSGADAHFDYSMVDNNPDYDSMATLGQDEEEKFFDSEKPDTLSYCDTADDSDDEVLTAFKKKMDEKEEVEDYMDYIPSEELVTKSKVYKEKGSCQACDGE; from the exons ATGGATCCAAAGGATTCTCGTATAAGTTGTATAACTCCGTGGAAAGAAT CAACAGCCAAAACTTTCCATGGCACGACAGTACTGAAAAGAATGGAGACCGACAGTCATGAATGTAAGTGTACAGACACCGTAACAGAGGAACTCAACCCAGAATTAGAGATGAAAGGCATTACCAGACAGATGAGACCAGAATTTAAAGAAAGTCTTCGTCGGGTAATGTTGGACCGACTTTCACAGAGCCCTGCACATTTTGTTCACCAGCAGAGAGGTGACCCTGACCTCACTCatcaagaaaaaagagacattGCTGAACAAATTCTTGCAGAGAATCCAGTTACCTTCTTAGCAAG GTTTGGAAGATTTCTTCAGCTGTCTGatctcaaatattttcaagatgCTGGAATGAACAGTTATGAAGTGAATTTTTATCTAAAAGAAATTGAACAACAATGCAAACACTATGCACAGATTGTGAAGAACAGAAGATTTTCTGCAATGCAGCAGCTTGAAACAGCAGGAGAATACTTCAGTGAGAGTGAAATGAAAAGTCGAGAGCCCCTCCTATATGATCAAATGGTGGGCCAGTTTCTTACAGAAGAAGAGCAACAGCAGAAAGAGGCAGCATCTATTGATCGCAGTGATTTGAGATTTTCAACAATTTTGATGCATCATATGGAGAGATTACAGGAGCAGTCACTCTATTCTcagcaaaaagaagaagag GAGTGtcaggaggaagaggaggaggacgaaGAAGATGAGGGAGATGAAGAAGAGATGGAAAAGG AGTCGGGTGACAATGATCCAGAAATATCAGACAACCGTGCCTCAGACATATGGCGTCAGCAGCTGATGTCAGAGTTCAAATCAATTATGCAAGAAAAATTTATGTCAGGGGCTGATGCCCATTTTGATTACAG CATGGTGGATAATAATCCAGATTACGACTCCATGGCTACATTGGGgcaggatgaggaggagaaatTTTTTGATTCTGAGAAACCTGATACATTGAGTTACTGTGACACAGCTGATGACAGCGATGATGAAGTACTTACGGCTTTTAAGAAGAAGATGGATGAAAAGGAAGAGGTGGAGGATTACATGGATTACATACCTTCTGAAGAACTCgtcacaaaaagtaaagtataCAAAGAGAAAGGAAGCTGCCAAGCTTGTGATGGTGAATAA
- the LOC112570124 gene encoding cytochrome c oxidase assembly protein COX20, mitochondrial-like, with protein sequence MSDPTSDGDADKSIAKFSIEPSKIPCFRRSFLTGIGGGLGIGVGSFLITSNVRRSTNIGVGSYALITMGTWLYCRYTFAKEKIRQRQIKKVIQSRIAYEGTEAEIVSNIKE encoded by the exons ATGTCAGACCCAACGTCTGATGGCGATGCAGACAAG TCAATTGCAAAGTTCTCTATAGAACCGAGCAAGATACCATGTTTTCGGCGTTCTTTTCTCACAGGGATAGGAGGAGGATTAGGGATTGGAGTTGGATCCTTCTTAATAACAA GTAATGTGAGACGATCAACCAATATTGGTGTTGGAAGCTATGCTCTAATAACAATGGGAACATg GCTTTACTGTAGATATACATTTGCCAAAGAGAAAATCAGGCAGAGACAGATAAAGAAAGTGATCCAGAGTAGAATTGCTTATGAAGGAACAGAAGCAGAAATTGTCAGCAACATAAAAGAATGA